The Thalassotalea sp. HSM 43 genome window below encodes:
- a CDS encoding DNA topoisomerase III yields the protein MKLYIAEKPSLARAIVAALPKPHKKLDGYYQVGNGDLVSWCIGHILEQAQPEKYDPAFKKWQFEHLPIVPEQWQLTPKYKTRSQLAVLRKLVKQCPQIIHAGDPDREGQLLVDEVLDYLNIGERKKSDCQRLLISDLNLSAVKRALSQLKRNTEFMPLSISALARSRADWLYGINLTRAYTLAGQKSGYNSVLSVGRVQTPVLGLVVMRDQAIDEFVSKPYFQVDAIVADDQGTTFKARWQPSEACQPYMDEQGHVLVRKLAENVVQRIANQPAQITDISDKQHKQAAPLLYNLSSLQIDAAKIFSLKAQTVLDTCQSLYERHKLITYPRSDCRYLPKEHHADAAKILANLASDNGRYKSFAEQADSKQKSRAFNDSKVSAHHAIVPTLKSAKNITLSDVEEKVYSLICRQYIAQFLANYVFNKSQLTLDIAGGRFVAKAKHEQQLGWKQMYQSKRTTSADDSEPLQNVDFNQYQKGQRLHCKNGDLLEKHTQPPSSFTDATLLEAMTNIARFVADKDIKQILKENDGLGTEATRAGIIELLFKRGYLERNGKQIKATLVGKALINALPEPATKPDLTAKWESSLNAICEKQMGYQQFMQPLLLTINDFIQAGQKQDFSGLPKKAFKPKRRFRKKSGSGQKKSA from the coding sequence GTGAAACTTTATATTGCTGAAAAACCGAGTTTGGCTCGCGCGATTGTTGCCGCTTTGCCTAAACCTCATAAAAAGCTCGATGGTTACTACCAGGTCGGTAATGGCGATTTGGTCAGTTGGTGTATCGGCCATATCCTTGAACAAGCGCAACCAGAAAAATACGATCCTGCGTTTAAAAAATGGCAATTTGAACATTTGCCTATCGTGCCAGAGCAATGGCAATTAACACCAAAATATAAAACGCGTTCGCAACTAGCGGTATTAAGAAAGTTGGTAAAACAATGCCCGCAAATTATCCATGCCGGCGATCCAGACCGAGAAGGTCAGCTACTGGTTGATGAAGTGCTCGACTATCTAAACATCGGTGAACGAAAGAAATCCGACTGCCAACGACTATTAATCAGCGATTTAAACCTTAGCGCAGTAAAACGGGCACTGTCTCAATTAAAGCGAAATACCGAGTTTATGCCATTATCGATCTCTGCTCTGGCTCGTTCCCGTGCAGACTGGCTTTATGGCATTAACTTAACGAGAGCCTATACTTTGGCCGGTCAAAAAAGCGGATACAACTCAGTATTATCGGTCGGTAGAGTACAAACACCGGTATTAGGCTTAGTGGTGATGCGCGACCAAGCAATCGATGAGTTTGTCTCTAAGCCTTATTTTCAAGTCGATGCCATCGTCGCAGATGACCAAGGCACCACTTTTAAGGCACGCTGGCAACCAAGTGAGGCATGTCAGCCTTACATGGACGAACAAGGTCATGTACTGGTGCGTAAGCTTGCTGAAAACGTAGTGCAGCGCATAGCCAATCAACCGGCACAAATTACCGATATTAGCGACAAGCAGCACAAGCAAGCCGCGCCATTGCTTTATAATTTATCAAGCTTGCAAATTGATGCAGCGAAGATATTTTCCCTTAAAGCACAAACCGTACTCGATACCTGTCAGAGTCTGTACGAGCGACATAAATTGATTACTTACCCTCGTTCAGATTGCCGCTATTTACCAAAAGAGCATCACGCGGATGCCGCTAAAATATTAGCCAACTTAGCTAGCGATAATGGCCGATACAAGTCGTTTGCTGAGCAAGCGGATAGCAAACAAAAAAGTAGAGCCTTCAATGACAGTAAAGTGAGTGCCCATCACGCCATAGTGCCAACGTTAAAATCAGCAAAAAATATCACACTATCCGACGTTGAAGAAAAGGTTTATAGCTTGATCTGTCGGCAATACATTGCCCAGTTCCTTGCCAATTATGTGTTTAACAAGTCGCAATTGACGCTAGACATTGCTGGAGGTCGATTTGTTGCCAAAGCAAAACATGAGCAACAACTGGGCTGGAAGCAAATGTATCAAAGCAAACGAACAACGAGTGCCGATGACAGCGAACCATTGCAAAACGTTGACTTTAACCAGTATCAAAAAGGTCAGCGACTGCACTGCAAAAATGGTGATTTATTAGAAAAGCATACTCAACCACCGTCCAGTTTTACTGATGCCACCTTACTCGAAGCGATGACCAATATTGCCCGTTTTGTTGCCGATAAAGACATTAAACAAATATTAAAAGAGAATGATGGCTTAGGTACCGAGGCGACCCGAGCAGGAATTATTGAATTGTTATTTAAACGTGGCTATCTAGAACGCAACGGCAAACAAATAAAAGCAACCTTGGTAGGAAAAGCACTAATCAATGCCCTGCCAGAACCCGCAACAAAACCAGACTTAACCGCCAAATGGGAGTCTAGCTTAAATGCCATCTGTGAAAAGCAAATGGGTTACCAACAATTTATGCAACCATTATTGCTGACCATTAACGACTTTATTCAAGCCGGTCAAAAGCAGGATTTTTCAGGTTTACCAAAAAAGGCCTTTAAACCTAAACGCCGCTTCCGCAAGAAGTCAGGCAGCGGCCAAAAGAAAAGTGCTTAG
- a CDS encoding XapX domain-containing protein, whose translation MQEVILATIAGFSVGILFSFLKLPIPAPPVLPGVMGIVGVYLGGLSYIWIVERFFSN comes from the coding sequence ATGCAAGAAGTTATTTTAGCCACCATCGCCGGCTTTTCTGTTGGGATCTTATTTTCATTCCTTAAGCTACCTATTCCTGCGCCTCCAGTATTACCGGGTGTTATGGGCATTGTAGGTGTTTATCTAGGTGGTTTATCTTATATTTGGATCGTTGAACGATTTTTCAGTAATTAA
- a CDS encoding acyloxyacyl hydrolase has translation MIFKRILLIVLFIFHSSLALASGLMLSVGTSPPRYASHDDNDAYQITWIEPRIFDISNDFSLTVDLEASVNQWRDNSKRYGSFADQWYDDIYGLSVTPVIKLPLYQFDDRWLLQFGFGIGVSYQNDDNWGYAKLGSRWMFEDKVQLNLLYQQDHQLTLFWQHYSNANLASDNQGADIYGLAYGFYF, from the coding sequence ATGATATTTAAACGCATTTTATTGATCGTTCTATTTATTTTTCATTCTAGCTTAGCATTGGCGAGCGGCTTGATGCTGTCTGTTGGCACGTCACCGCCAAGATACGCCAGTCACGATGACAACGATGCTTATCAAATTACTTGGATAGAACCGCGCATCTTTGATATCAGCAATGACTTTTCATTAACTGTTGATTTAGAAGCCTCAGTTAATCAATGGCGCGACAACAGTAAACGTTACGGCAGCTTTGCTGACCAATGGTATGACGATATCTATGGCTTATCAGTAACCCCAGTAATAAAATTACCCTTGTACCAGTTTGACGATCGATGGTTACTGCAGTTTGGCTTTGGCATCGGTGTTAGCTATCAAAATGATGATAATTGGGGCTATGCCAAACTTGGCTCGCGATGGATGTTTGAAGATAAAGTCCAATTAAACCTGCTGTATCAACAAGACCATCAATTGACGTTATTTTGGCAGCATTATTCTAATGCCAATTTAGCAAGTGATAATCAAGGTGCGGATATTTATGGTCTGGCCTATGGTTTTTATTTTTAA
- a CDS encoding DsbA family oxidoreductase, which yields MLKTLSFDIVSDVVCPWCIVGFKRLEQALKQFEQVEYQINWYPFELNPDMPSDGQNLREHLIGKYQISVEESQNARENLRQVGAELDIEFNFSDDMRIVNTLAAHQLLHHAKAHGLQHALKMALFDAYFSQRLDISDHQVLMTICQQVSLPLTECEAVLHEDRYLDDIRSLQQQFHQQNIQAVPAFIINGQYLISGAHPVESWQQILTKIINEEVQ from the coding sequence ATGTTGAAAACATTGTCGTTTGATATTGTCTCCGATGTTGTTTGCCCTTGGTGTATTGTCGGCTTTAAACGTCTCGAGCAGGCGTTAAAACAATTCGAGCAAGTCGAATACCAAATTAACTGGTACCCATTTGAACTGAATCCCGATATGCCTAGCGATGGACAAAACCTGCGTGAGCATTTGATCGGGAAATACCAAATCAGTGTTGAAGAGTCACAAAACGCCCGTGAAAACTTGCGTCAAGTCGGCGCTGAACTCGATATAGAATTTAATTTTAGCGACGATATGCGCATTGTTAATACCTTAGCCGCGCATCAATTATTGCATCACGCCAAAGCTCATGGCTTACAGCATGCATTAAAAATGGCACTGTTTGACGCCTATTTCAGTCAGCGTCTCGACATATCGGATCATCAGGTACTGATGACCATATGCCAGCAAGTTAGCCTGCCATTGACCGAGTGTGAGGCCGTATTGCATGAAGATCGTTACCTTGATGATATTCGCAGCCTGCAACAACAGTTTCACCAACAAAACATTCAAGCGGTTCCCGCATTTATTATTAACGGTCAGTATTTGATCAGTGGCGCGCATCCGGTTGAATCATGGCAACAAATATTGACTAAAATCATCAATGAGGAGGTGCAATAA